A single genomic interval of Hyphomicrobium methylovorum harbors:
- a CDS encoding alpha/beta fold hydrolase: MADDAKTEIVLLPGLDGTGQLFDRLERDLSPRLTVTAVSYPNDASLGYAGYSKLVCELIGKRNVILLGESFSGPVAVRVAAQLGQQIESVVLAATFLKYPYPGWLLRRAARVDPETTPVRLRNRVLMGSYGDPELEAKVDGIVRNLSRPVRAARLCAIADIDVRDDFTALKVPVLALHGRQDLLIRRTPIQRAVSRKGGARMIVLPAAHMLLQTRARECAAEILSFVSSYTAAKEKR; this comes from the coding sequence ATGGCTGACGACGCGAAGACGGAGATCGTTCTGTTGCCAGGTCTTGATGGCACAGGACAACTGTTTGACCGTCTTGAGCGCGATCTCTCGCCCCGGCTTACCGTCACAGCCGTGTCTTATCCGAATGACGCGAGTCTCGGTTATGCTGGTTATTCGAAGCTCGTATGCGAGCTGATCGGGAAGCGAAACGTCATCTTGCTTGGAGAATCGTTTTCCGGGCCTGTTGCGGTTCGGGTGGCGGCTCAGCTCGGCCAGCAAATCGAAAGCGTTGTTCTGGCGGCGACGTTCCTCAAATATCCGTATCCCGGCTGGCTGCTACGGCGGGCAGCGCGCGTCGATCCGGAAACGACGCCGGTGCGGCTTCGCAATCGGGTGCTGATGGGTTCGTATGGGGATCCCGAATTGGAGGCGAAGGTCGATGGTATTGTGCGGAACCTGTCGCGTCCGGTGCGCGCGGCGCGGCTTTGCGCGATAGCAGATATTGATGTGCGAGATGACTTTACCGCGCTCAAAGTTCCTGTTCTGGCGCTTCACGGGCGGCAAGACTTGCTTATTCGCAGGACGCCTATTCAGCGCGCCGTAAGCCGCAAGGGCGGGGCGCGCATGATTGTCTTGCCTGCGGCGCACATGCTGCTGCAAACACGCGCCAGAGAATGTGCGGCTGAAATTCTTTCGTTCGTGTCCTCGTACACGGCGGCCAAGGAGAAAAGATGA
- a CDS encoding adenine phosphoribosyltransferase — translation MQDLKDLRDLIRTIPDYPKPGIQFRDITTLLADPKGLKRAIREMAAPFENLKVDAVAGIEARGFILGGAIADRLECGFIPIRKKGKLPWKTIGQEYTLEYGVDVIEIHEDAIVSGSRVLVVDDLIATGGTAEAAIKLLQRSGGTIVGATFIVNLPDLGGVDRVTSLGVTSHSLVAFEGD, via the coding sequence GTGCAAGACCTTAAAGATCTACGAGACCTCATTCGAACGATACCAGATTACCCCAAACCCGGGATCCAGTTTCGCGATATCACGACGCTTCTTGCGGATCCCAAAGGTTTGAAAAGGGCGATCAGGGAAATGGCGGCGCCTTTCGAAAATCTCAAAGTCGACGCAGTTGCGGGAATTGAGGCGCGGGGGTTCATCCTCGGTGGCGCAATCGCCGACCGGCTCGAATGTGGCTTCATTCCGATCCGAAAGAAGGGCAAGCTGCCGTGGAAGACCATTGGGCAGGAATACACGCTTGAATACGGCGTCGACGTCATCGAGATTCATGAAGACGCCATCGTGTCAGGATCGCGGGTGCTGGTGGTTGATGATTTGATCGCGACCGGCGGTACGGCGGAAGCGGCGATCAAACTGCTGCAGCGGTCAGGCGGGACGATTGTCGGCGCGACGTTTATCGTCAATCTTCCTGATCTCGGCGGTGTCGATCGCGTCACGAGCCTCGGCGTTACCAGCCATTCGCTTGTTGCGTTCGAGGGAGATTAA